A genomic region of Gemmata massiliana contains the following coding sequences:
- a CDS encoding AAA family ATPase yields the protein MSTPGQMAQSEVDSIHKLKTAFDNIKKQLTRVIVGQDQVIEELLIALFSKGHCMLEGVPGLAKTLMISTLSRCLSLEFSRIQFTPDLMPADITGTDFIEKNPATGSFELLFRPGPLFSNMVLADEINRTPPRTQAALLEAMQERQVSVGRVRHKLANPFFVLATQNPIEQEGTYPLPEAQQDRFMFKVYVHYPSFNEEFEIARRTTGVVSDEITPVLSGEQIQEIQTLVRKVPVTDHVIHYCLALVRQTRIGEPGTPKFIKDWLSWGAGPRAVQNLILGGKARALLYGRAHVTTEDIKALALPILRHRILTNFTAASEGVTTDVVIKKLVEETPEKEGALLGDPRFQKMFAS from the coding sequence ATGAGCACCCCCGGGCAAATGGCGCAGAGCGAAGTCGACTCCATTCACAAGCTCAAGACGGCGTTCGATAACATCAAGAAGCAGTTGACCCGCGTCATCGTCGGTCAGGACCAGGTGATCGAGGAACTGCTCATCGCCCTCTTCAGCAAGGGCCACTGCATGCTGGAAGGCGTGCCCGGGCTGGCGAAGACGCTCATGATTAGCACGCTCTCGCGGTGCTTGTCGCTCGAATTCAGCCGCATCCAGTTCACGCCCGACCTGATGCCCGCCGACATCACCGGCACGGACTTCATCGAGAAGAACCCGGCCACCGGGTCGTTCGAGCTGCTGTTCCGGCCCGGTCCGCTGTTCTCGAACATGGTGCTCGCGGACGAAATCAACCGGACCCCGCCCCGCACCCAGGCCGCGCTCCTCGAAGCGATGCAGGAGCGCCAGGTGTCCGTCGGGCGCGTGCGCCACAAACTCGCGAACCCGTTCTTCGTGCTCGCGACTCAGAACCCGATCGAACAGGAAGGGACGTACCCGCTGCCCGAAGCTCAGCAGGACCGCTTCATGTTCAAGGTGTACGTCCACTACCCGTCGTTCAACGAGGAGTTCGAGATCGCCCGGCGCACGACCGGGGTGGTGTCGGACGAGATCACCCCGGTGCTCTCCGGCGAGCAGATCCAGGAGATCCAGACGCTGGTCCGTAAGGTGCCGGTGACCGACCACGTGATCCACTACTGCCTCGCGCTCGTGCGCCAGACGCGCATCGGGGAGCCGGGCACGCCGAAGTTCATCAAGGACTGGTTGAGTTGGGGCGCCGGTCCCCGCGCGGTGCAGAACCTGATCCTCGGGGGCAAGGCCCGCGCGCTGCTCTACGGCCGCGCCCACGTGACCACCGAGGACATCAAGGCCCTCGCGCTCCCGATCCTCCGGCACCGCATCCTGACGAACTTCACCGCCGCGTCCGAGGGCGTGACCACCGACGTGGTCATCAAGAAGCTGGTCGAGGAGACCCCGGAGAAAGAGGGGGCGCTGCTCGGCGACCCCAGGTTCCAGAAGATGTTCGCGTCGTAA
- a CDS encoding outer membrane protein assembly factor BamB family protein gives MRGYKMRLLSCALLVTLVAWLVSWGGHAAHGQFGAVAQPVAPGQKDVKGKEKKDDRSELDESLPFAPPYERDAKSKLKAARDYLAFKEPPYNTICPLLQNILDAPSDSFFDVKYKVGNETRVNRISVKTEANRIIADFQSEGLQFYQQAYGATAAGLLDNAIEAKGDVAILADVSQRYFHTRAGAEATVLLGTLYLERGNFLEAAYAFERLLPRKDVDEILTPLTLFKTALAFKRSPDPRHSELYKEAQEKLLKATRDGVAIGRKKYTPEMIRAELDRPIELLQANAVVGEWGTKGGNAARNAIVDGGPPFLDKVFGFPMFYDGDDEANLWIKGELDRLFARDGKSKSVPLPGTFPVTTADLIVFRTYDGVYAVATRDRVASGRVVRAGEIAWRSKTTAGLHQLIKSDGTNDVDMSRDVKAWWTTYNSKPVNVSSIFYENPLIGSLAHDGQSVYFVDDLAITPPPVFNNPEFGINNGPQFRHSGDLAGMVRAGRLAAVDLRSGNLKWELGRVKESSNDSKAQPLPAPLTEEEADKTTDVFRLCLDSVFLCPPLPLNGRLYVLIEQSGVIRLLCLDPKNLQKVPGPDPTPKPALVWSQKLGKPNNTLPTDSVRRYQSTALAASDGIVVCPTNCGVVVAVDARSRSLLWAHGYRKLTQNSQPTIDRNTGMPVISAQLKTDRWRSSGPIVSNGRVVLTAYDSDFLQCLDLRSGKVLWEVPKEGTDLYVGGVVNDRVIVVGTNQIRAYHLTGEDKGTQRPKVAWAPVTIPAPTGHGAVGRNAFYVPVRQDTAGRDAVPAGEIWAVSVEDGKIVSKTAARKRNDTTELAKYGIGNLVFQDGLVFAQSPWEVAAYPQLELKIAEMNKLLDKNPKDPLGLLTRGELRLDDGKLQEAIADFKEAEKNNLPPEKRPLLRDKLYIVYTELLRADFGAGEAHLKEYEALCEIPPVSTETPEDKVRREDEIKRRKRLHYYLLARGRETQGRLSEAFDHYLALANLGEGKQLLETPDEPNVRMRPDVWARGRIEAMIRRAATPEAKKSLEVRVVKEWNAVKDGSNLQRLREFVAVFGPFFDTGTEAQFKLADVLLATNNDADAREAQTHLSQLRVVSDDPNVRARATEALAQVMIKNRMMEDAVGLYLQLGKEYPNVVIRDGKTGSDFLTNLLTDKRLLPFLEPSRYPLPARVKAEQREPASSQYYGQQFEVESPTDLFPAYRQYRFTLDQNVSGNGSWALRGFDRSTGNERVRFPNMANQNLYSSSGGAIPWSKFVQGNGHLMLVQMGMTVYCFDLAEKKELWNKNLLPGEPLQPNMSYAVEITPDGECELRLANGVKVPMGRATVLQSNYVCLLTSEGLEAIEPTTRRVLWTRQGVPERTNVHGDGRYIVLVETESGGGHKPVSTKLLRAVDGMQVENSPDSGRVLANAKSYRIIGRTALIASGTGDQPRALRLYDLATGKDVWKKEYDAKAVPISSPLNPDWTGFVKSDGTAEIFSVRTGEVIAALKIDQKNVASHLKACSGAQVLADGDRYYLILDQEANAGRQLNIASMVRSQRVNGPIYAFDRGTGKRLWVYEGVLDNQQIILEQFNELPVIMAAAVAMNPNGGQYVHNVVVIEKERGRLLFNKPLGYNGNQFNLIVDSKNGTITLNRYDVSVRIQADEKKPDDAKK, from the coding sequence ATGCGTGGCTACAAAATGCGGCTGCTGTCCTGCGCGTTGCTCGTCACACTCGTCGCGTGGCTCGTGTCGTGGGGCGGGCACGCGGCCCACGGGCAGTTCGGTGCCGTGGCCCAGCCCGTCGCCCCGGGGCAGAAGGACGTTAAGGGCAAAGAAAAGAAGGACGATCGATCGGAGCTCGACGAGAGCCTACCGTTCGCCCCGCCTTACGAGCGAGATGCCAAGAGCAAGCTCAAGGCCGCCCGCGACTATCTGGCGTTCAAAGAGCCGCCGTACAACACCATTTGTCCGCTGCTCCAAAATATTCTCGACGCGCCGAGCGACTCGTTCTTCGACGTGAAGTACAAGGTCGGCAACGAGACCCGCGTCAACCGCATCAGCGTGAAGACCGAGGCGAACCGCATTATCGCGGACTTCCAATCCGAGGGGCTCCAGTTCTACCAGCAGGCCTACGGCGCGACCGCGGCCGGCCTCCTCGACAACGCGATCGAGGCCAAGGGCGACGTGGCGATTCTCGCCGACGTGTCGCAGCGCTACTTCCACACCCGGGCCGGGGCCGAGGCGACCGTACTCCTCGGCACGCTCTACCTCGAGCGCGGGAACTTCCTCGAAGCGGCTTACGCCTTCGAGCGCCTGCTCCCGCGCAAGGACGTGGACGAGATCCTCACCCCACTCACACTCTTCAAGACCGCACTGGCGTTCAAGCGCAGTCCCGATCCCCGGCACAGCGAATTGTACAAGGAGGCCCAGGAGAAGCTCCTGAAGGCTACCCGAGACGGGGTCGCGATCGGGCGCAAGAAGTACACCCCGGAAATGATCCGCGCGGAACTGGACCGGCCCATCGAGTTGTTGCAAGCCAACGCCGTGGTCGGCGAGTGGGGCACCAAGGGCGGCAACGCGGCGCGCAACGCGATTGTGGACGGCGGCCCGCCGTTCCTCGACAAGGTGTTCGGGTTCCCGATGTTCTACGACGGCGACGACGAGGCCAACCTCTGGATCAAGGGCGAACTGGACCGGCTCTTCGCCCGCGACGGCAAGTCCAAGAGCGTCCCGCTCCCGGGGACGTTCCCGGTCACCACGGCCGACCTCATCGTGTTCCGCACCTACGACGGCGTCTACGCGGTCGCGACCCGGGACCGCGTGGCGAGCGGGCGCGTCGTCCGCGCGGGCGAGATCGCGTGGCGCTCGAAGACGACGGCCGGGCTGCACCAGTTGATTAAGAGCGACGGTACCAACGACGTGGACATGTCCCGCGACGTGAAGGCGTGGTGGACCACGTACAACAGCAAACCGGTCAACGTGTCCAGCATCTTCTACGAGAACCCGCTCATCGGCTCCCTGGCCCACGACGGCCAGAGCGTCTACTTCGTGGACGACCTCGCGATCACCCCGCCCCCGGTCTTCAACAACCCGGAGTTCGGGATCAACAACGGGCCGCAGTTCCGACACAGCGGCGACCTCGCGGGCATGGTTCGCGCCGGGCGCCTGGCCGCGGTGGACCTGAGGAGCGGGAACCTCAAGTGGGAACTCGGCCGGGTGAAGGAGTCCTCGAACGACTCGAAGGCTCAGCCGCTGCCCGCGCCCCTCACTGAGGAAGAGGCCGACAAGACCACGGACGTGTTCCGACTGTGCCTCGACTCGGTGTTCCTGTGCCCGCCGCTCCCGCTCAACGGGCGGCTCTATGTGCTGATCGAACAGTCCGGGGTCATCCGGCTCCTGTGCCTCGACCCGAAGAACCTCCAAAAGGTGCCCGGTCCGGACCCGACCCCGAAACCGGCGCTCGTGTGGAGCCAGAAGCTCGGCAAGCCTAATAACACGCTCCCCACCGACTCGGTGCGCCGGTACCAGAGCACGGCCCTCGCTGCCAGCGACGGGATCGTGGTCTGCCCGACCAACTGCGGCGTCGTCGTCGCGGTGGACGCCCGGTCCCGGAGCCTGCTCTGGGCGCACGGGTACCGGAAACTCACTCAGAACAGCCAGCCCACGATCGACCGGAACACGGGCATGCCGGTGATCTCGGCCCAACTCAAGACCGACCGGTGGCGCTCGTCGGGGCCGATCGTCAGCAACGGGCGCGTGGTTCTCACGGCTTACGACTCGGACTTCCTGCAGTGCCTCGACCTGCGCTCGGGTAAGGTACTGTGGGAGGTTCCGAAGGAGGGCACCGACCTGTACGTCGGCGGTGTGGTCAACGACCGGGTCATCGTGGTCGGGACCAACCAGATCCGGGCGTACCACCTGACCGGTGAGGACAAGGGGACGCAGCGGCCGAAGGTCGCGTGGGCGCCCGTGACGATCCCCGCCCCGACCGGGCACGGGGCCGTCGGGCGCAACGCCTTCTACGTCCCGGTGCGGCAGGACACGGCCGGGCGCGACGCGGTCCCGGCCGGGGAGATCTGGGCCGTCAGCGTCGAGGACGGCAAGATCGTTTCCAAGACCGCGGCCCGGAAGCGCAACGACACCACCGAACTCGCCAAGTACGGGATCGGGAACCTGGTGTTCCAGGACGGTTTGGTGTTCGCCCAATCGCCGTGGGAGGTCGCGGCGTACCCGCAACTGGAACTCAAGATCGCGGAGATGAACAAGCTCCTCGATAAGAACCCCAAGGACCCGCTCGGGTTGCTCACCCGGGGCGAACTGCGTCTCGACGACGGTAAGCTCCAGGAGGCGATCGCCGACTTCAAGGAGGCCGAGAAGAACAACCTGCCGCCCGAGAAGCGCCCGCTCCTGCGCGACAAACTCTACATCGTGTACACCGAACTGCTCCGGGCCGATTTCGGCGCGGGCGAGGCGCACCTCAAAGAGTACGAGGCGCTGTGCGAGATCCCGCCGGTCTCGACGGAGACCCCGGAGGACAAGGTCCGCCGCGAGGACGAGATCAAGCGCCGCAAGCGCCTCCACTACTACCTGCTGGCGCGCGGGCGCGAGACCCAGGGGCGCCTCAGCGAGGCGTTCGACCACTACCTCGCGCTCGCGAACCTGGGCGAGGGCAAGCAGTTGCTCGAAACGCCCGACGAGCCGAACGTGCGCATGCGCCCCGACGTGTGGGCGCGCGGGCGCATCGAGGCCATGATCCGCCGGGCCGCGACTCCCGAGGCGAAGAAGTCGCTCGAGGTGCGCGTCGTCAAAGAGTGGAACGCGGTCAAGGACGGGAGCAACTTGCAGCGGCTCCGCGAGTTCGTCGCGGTGTTCGGCCCGTTCTTCGACACCGGGACCGAGGCCCAGTTCAAGCTCGCCGACGTGCTGCTCGCGACCAACAACGACGCCGACGCCCGCGAAGCGCAGACGCACCTGTCGCAGCTCCGCGTGGTCTCCGACGACCCGAACGTCCGCGCCCGGGCCACCGAAGCGCTGGCACAAGTGATGATTAAGAACCGCATGATGGAGGACGCGGTCGGGCTGTACCTCCAGCTCGGGAAGGAGTACCCGAACGTCGTCATCCGCGACGGGAAGACCGGGAGCGACTTCCTCACGAACCTGCTCACGGACAAGCGCCTGCTCCCGTTCCTGGAGCCGAGCCGCTACCCGCTCCCGGCCCGTGTGAAGGCCGAGCAGCGCGAGCCGGCCAGTTCGCAGTACTACGGCCAGCAGTTCGAGGTCGAGTCCCCGACCGACCTGTTCCCCGCGTACCGCCAGTACCGGTTCACCCTCGACCAGAACGTCTCCGGCAACGGGTCCTGGGCGCTCCGCGGGTTCGACCGCTCCACCGGCAACGAGCGCGTCCGGTTCCCCAACATGGCGAACCAGAACCTGTACTCGAGCAGCGGCGGCGCGATCCCGTGGTCCAAGTTCGTTCAGGGGAACGGGCACCTGATGCTCGTCCAGATGGGCATGACGGTGTACTGTTTCGACCTGGCCGAGAAGAAGGAGCTGTGGAACAAGAACCTGCTCCCCGGCGAGCCGCTCCAGCCGAACATGAGCTACGCGGTCGAGATCACGCCCGACGGCGAGTGCGAACTGCGGCTGGCCAACGGCGTGAAGGTGCCGATGGGTCGGGCCACGGTGCTCCAGTCGAACTACGTGTGCCTCCTGACGTCCGAGGGGTTGGAGGCCATCGAGCCGACGACCCGGCGCGTGCTGTGGACGCGCCAGGGGGTGCCGGAGCGGACCAACGTTCACGGCGACGGGCGGTACATCGTGCTGGTGGAAACCGAATCGGGCGGGGGTCACAAGCCCGTCTCGACGAAGCTGCTCCGGGCCGTGGACGGGATGCAGGTCGAGAACTCGCCGGACTCCGGGCGCGTGCTCGCCAACGCCAAGTCGTACCGCATCATCGGGCGCACGGCGCTCATCGCGTCGGGCACGGGCGACCAGCCCCGCGCGCTGCGCCTGTACGATCTCGCGACCGGGAAGGACGTGTGGAAGAAGGAGTACGACGCGAAGGCGGTCCCGATCTCGTCGCCGCTCAACCCCGACTGGACCGGGTTCGTCAAGTCCGACGGCACCGCGGAGATCTTCTCCGTGCGGACCGGCGAGGTGATCGCGGCGCTCAAGATCGACCAGAAGAACGTCGCGTCTCACCTGAAGGCGTGTTCCGGGGCGCAGGTGCTCGCGGACGGGGACCGGTACTACTTGATCCTCGACCAGGAGGCCAACGCGGGCCGGCAGCTCAACATCGCTTCAATGGTCCGGTCCCAACGAGTCAACGGCCCCATTTACGCCTTTGACCGCGGGACCGGCAAGCGGCTCTGGGTGTACGAGGGGGTTCTCGACAACCAGCAGATCATCCTCGAACAGTTCAACGAACTGCCAGTGATTATGGCCGCCGCGGTAGCGATGAACCCGAACGGCGGGCAATACGTCCACAACGTGGTGGTGATCGAAAAGGAGCGCGGGCGCCTGCTCTTTAACAAACCGCTGGGTTACAACGGGAACCAGTTCAATTTAATTGTGGACTCGAAGAACGGGACGATTACTCTGAACCGATACGACGTGTCGGTCCGCATTCAGGCCGACGAGAAGAAGCCCGACGACGCGAAAAAGTAA
- a CDS encoding prenyltransferase/squalene oxidase repeat-containing protein, whose translation MPRSWLLATLAACVVGGVIAVPAPQPACAADDKDKEQKKAIEKAVERGLEYLKKTQAQDGHWEAQGGQYPTTMTALSGMAFLMEGSTLKEGKYSDQVKKAVDWFLAPARQQANGMLGDVRNPTESTRYMYGQGFGTMFLASVYGEEEDKEQREKLEKLLKKAVEFICKAQTLKKHRKAEGKDVDIGGWGYVSAADGGNFDEGSVTITALQGLRAARNAGIPVPKENIDKAVNYLEACTTTDGGIIYNYLGGVAGRGQERPPLTAAAICCGFSAGQYKTELPKRWLKYCKDHESTFLAKGRQAHDEYQTYYFGQAMYSLGDERYGEMFPDQKEKDKWLSWARFKDCYFPQILDNQNKNSGSWEQSSISPVYVTSINLCLLQLDKGILPIYQR comes from the coding sequence ATGCCTCGCAGCTGGTTGCTCGCGACCCTGGCGGCGTGTGTGGTGGGCGGCGTGATCGCCGTTCCCGCACCCCAACCGGCCTGCGCTGCCGACGACAAGGACAAGGAACAGAAGAAGGCCATCGAGAAGGCGGTGGAACGGGGACTCGAGTACCTGAAGAAGACTCAGGCCCAGGACGGCCACTGGGAAGCGCAGGGGGGGCAATACCCGACCACGATGACCGCGCTTTCGGGTATGGCGTTCCTCATGGAAGGCAGCACGCTCAAGGAAGGTAAATACTCCGATCAGGTGAAGAAGGCCGTCGATTGGTTCCTCGCCCCGGCACGCCAGCAAGCCAACGGCATGCTCGGCGACGTCCGCAACCCCACCGAATCGACCCGGTACATGTACGGTCAGGGTTTCGGGACGATGTTCCTGGCGAGCGTGTACGGGGAAGAGGAAGACAAGGAGCAGCGCGAGAAGCTCGAGAAGCTGCTGAAGAAGGCGGTGGAGTTCATCTGCAAGGCCCAGACCCTCAAGAAGCACCGCAAGGCCGAGGGCAAGGACGTGGACATCGGCGGGTGGGGTTACGTCAGCGCCGCCGACGGGGGGAACTTCGACGAAGGGTCCGTGACCATCACCGCGCTCCAGGGGCTACGCGCGGCGCGGAACGCGGGGATCCCGGTTCCCAAGGAGAACATCGACAAGGCCGTGAACTACCTCGAGGCCTGCACCACCACCGACGGCGGTATCATCTACAACTACCTGGGTGGTGTGGCCGGTCGCGGACAGGAGCGCCCGCCGCTGACGGCCGCGGCGATCTGCTGTGGGTTCAGCGCGGGTCAGTACAAGACCGAGCTTCCTAAGCGCTGGCTCAAATACTGCAAGGACCACGAGAGCACGTTCCTGGCGAAGGGTCGCCAGGCTCACGACGAGTACCAGACGTACTACTTCGGTCAGGCCATGTACTCACTGGGCGACGAACGGTACGGGGAGATGTTCCCGGACCAGAAGGAAAAGGACAAGTGGCTCTCCTGGGCGCGGTTCAAGGACTGCTACTTCCCACAAATCCTCGACAACCAAAACAAGAACAGCGGTTCCTGGGAGCAGAGCTCCATTTCGCCCGTCTACGTGACGAGCATCAATCTGTGTTTGCTCCAATTAGATAAGGGCATTCTGCCCATCTACCAGCGCTGA
- a CDS encoding DUF58 domain-containing protein, which yields MAKRSDSDNPRRFLDPKVIARISQLDLRARQVVEGFLSGMHKSPVYGQSVEFVQHREYMPGDDLRRIDWKVWQRSDKFVIKQYEAETNLRSYVVVDASESMLYGADKHRKAGTLYKYDYVATAAACLAYMTVKQQDSCGLITFDSDVREAIPPRSSVRHMDAVTKALHVSNPREKTDMVKIMRQVAESMPSRGLVLVFSDLLCDREGIFKGLEMLRHRRHDVMMFHILDDDELLFPFSGMTKFEGLEQLPDLLCDPRSLREGYLEELELYLTEVRRGCTRIGVDYTLLRTSDYMDAVLSKFLFQRMSTRAPARR from the coding sequence ATGGCCAAGCGCAGCGACTCCGACAACCCGCGCCGGTTCCTCGACCCGAAGGTGATCGCCCGCATTTCGCAGCTCGACCTACGGGCGCGCCAGGTGGTCGAAGGGTTCCTGTCGGGGATGCACAAGAGCCCCGTGTACGGGCAGAGCGTGGAGTTCGTCCAGCACCGCGAGTACATGCCCGGCGACGACCTGCGCCGCATCGACTGGAAGGTGTGGCAGCGGTCCGATAAGTTCGTGATTAAGCAGTACGAAGCGGAGACGAACTTGCGCTCCTACGTGGTCGTGGACGCGAGCGAGTCCATGCTCTACGGGGCGGACAAGCACCGCAAAGCGGGCACGCTGTACAAGTACGACTACGTCGCGACGGCCGCCGCGTGTCTCGCGTACATGACCGTCAAGCAGCAGGACTCGTGCGGGCTCATCACGTTCGACTCGGACGTGCGCGAGGCGATCCCGCCCCGCAGCTCGGTGCGCCACATGGACGCCGTGACCAAGGCGCTCCACGTGTCGAACCCGCGCGAGAAGACCGACATGGTCAAGATCATGCGCCAGGTCGCGGAGAGCATGCCGAGCCGCGGGCTGGTGCTCGTGTTCTCGGACCTGCTGTGCGACCGGGAGGGGATCTTCAAGGGGCTGGAGATGCTCCGGCACCGGCGCCACGACGTGATGATGTTCCACATCCTCGACGACGACGAGCTGCTGTTCCCGTTCTCCGGGATGACGAAGTTCGAGGGCCTCGAACAGCTCCCGGACCTGTTGTGCGACCCGCGCTCGCTCCGCGAGGGGTACCTGGAAGAACTGGAGCTCTACCTCACCGAGGTGCGCCGCGGGTGTACCCGGATCGGGGTCGACTATACGCTCCTCCGCACCAGTGATTACATGGACGCGGTCCTCTCGAAGTTCCTCTTCCAGCGGATGTCCACGCGGGCACCGGCCCGGCGCTGA
- a CDS encoding BatA domain-containing protein, translated as MLSQFLNPWTFLAGAVLVSVPIIIHLINRIRYRRVKWAAMEFLLKAQKRMRRRKILEQLLLLLLRCLLVFLVGVLFARYIGGCGGKEGMETRATTHLVILDDTPSMADAWRRDDGTPTDAFGEAKRLVYEKLMPATAEATTNQTMQVMRLSELDKPFPAKTDDAKVNALATDAMEGHLKPLQVSTVRKSLKDGLDAARALLGNAPPTNAKVVHVISDTRNIDWTEDGDTIKGKLTELKDLGVTVHFIDVVSPARKPDRKSPQSSNNVSIIEVKPRNRIVAANQQTDIEVRVKNFGSTDLKEVRVDFYLNGVKDTIPSMVFSSLPANQEKVQSCQATFTQTGSRDRPLDRFNLVTAALATVEAGDFAADNVRHTVVEVRPKLQVLVVDGRVDKRDKQEGDSFYLRKLFIDSFGGIDWVATEAPRLDGIDLRPFTTVYLLNVPQLSAAAVDNLDRFVKGGGGVGVFLGPDVKPEEYTARMYKDGQGFFPVPLSSKEPVVLTDDQKVAREIAFGKRVILRNPTNRMHPALYSIYTNERGGTAKDSEVERYFLFTNIDSYWPVARRGSWRDSESVKELYCMPNEKPIAEFEQEAKDLVRAVRGKSGDAKFEKARKFLTPLLRSIEETPAQVGVPLSLLARHLDQLLCDQINDGDESEPVLRDFWNQPELAEIKPLALQLRDKAKFGDPLYITKEHGRGRVAVMTTDAGGTHAGNKQWTDWPSGKGSPGWVVVVSEMQKYLAGGGGEENLSLGDRFFTEFEAARYKPSTVRHLLTFDPVKSEKPAGGLNPKALGDQALDQPANAVDAAPDAPRRPFQLSYADAKVPGAYIFSLTRLKGDKDPPGTPAEQPDYAVVAFNVDAKREGDLTRANTDDLGQWTDKAPLHNIEDLSWIDQLKQKPTDLSSRRWLYLLVLLLLIAEQAWAVRMSYHAKPEDLDLLAPSAAAAFAHTTAAPQVQASEPAVSA; from the coding sequence ATGCTCTCGCAGTTCCTCAACCCGTGGACGTTCCTGGCCGGGGCGGTCCTCGTCAGCGTGCCGATCATCATCCACCTGATCAACCGGATCCGGTACCGGCGCGTCAAGTGGGCGGCGATGGAGTTCTTGCTGAAGGCGCAGAAGCGCATGCGCCGGCGCAAGATCCTGGAGCAACTGCTCCTGCTCCTCCTGCGCTGCCTGCTCGTGTTCCTCGTGGGCGTCCTGTTCGCGCGGTACATCGGCGGGTGCGGCGGTAAGGAGGGGATGGAGACGCGGGCGACCACGCACCTCGTCATCCTCGACGATACCCCCAGCATGGCCGATGCGTGGCGCCGGGACGACGGCACCCCGACCGACGCCTTCGGCGAGGCCAAGCGGCTCGTTTACGAGAAGCTGATGCCGGCCACGGCCGAGGCGACGACCAACCAGACCATGCAGGTGATGCGGCTCTCGGAACTCGACAAACCGTTCCCGGCGAAGACCGACGACGCGAAGGTGAACGCGCTGGCGACCGACGCGATGGAGGGGCACTTGAAGCCGCTCCAGGTGTCCACCGTCCGAAAGAGCCTCAAAGACGGCCTCGACGCGGCCCGCGCGCTGCTCGGCAACGCCCCCCCGACCAACGCGAAAGTGGTCCACGTGATCTCCGACACGCGGAACATCGACTGGACCGAGGACGGTGACACGATTAAGGGCAAGCTCACGGAACTGAAGGATCTCGGGGTCACGGTCCACTTCATCGACGTGGTGAGCCCCGCGCGCAAGCCGGACCGCAAGTCCCCGCAGTCCAGCAACAACGTGTCCATCATCGAGGTCAAACCGCGCAACCGGATCGTCGCGGCCAACCAACAAACCGACATCGAGGTCCGGGTCAAGAACTTCGGATCGACCGACCTCAAGGAGGTCCGGGTCGACTTCTACCTCAACGGGGTCAAGGACACGATCCCGTCGATGGTGTTCTCCAGCCTCCCGGCCAATCAGGAGAAGGTCCAGTCGTGCCAGGCGACGTTCACGCAGACCGGGTCGCGCGACCGCCCACTGGACCGGTTCAACCTCGTGACCGCGGCCCTCGCGACCGTCGAGGCCGGTGACTTCGCGGCCGACAACGTGCGCCACACGGTCGTCGAGGTGCGCCCGAAGCTCCAGGTGCTCGTGGTCGACGGGCGCGTCGACAAGCGCGACAAGCAGGAGGGCGACAGCTTCTACCTCCGCAAACTGTTCATCGACTCGTTCGGCGGGATCGACTGGGTCGCGACCGAGGCCCCGAGACTCGACGGTATCGACCTGCGCCCGTTCACCACCGTGTACCTGCTCAACGTCCCGCAACTCAGTGCGGCCGCGGTCGATAATCTCGACCGGTTCGTTAAGGGCGGTGGCGGCGTCGGGGTGTTCCTCGGGCCGGACGTGAAGCCGGAAGAGTACACCGCACGGATGTACAAAGACGGGCAGGGGTTCTTCCCCGTACCCCTATCGAGCAAGGAACCGGTCGTACTGACGGACGACCAAAAAGTCGCCCGCGAGATCGCGTTCGGGAAGCGCGTGATCCTCCGGAACCCGACCAACCGGATGCACCCGGCCCTGTACTCGATCTACACCAACGAGCGCGGGGGGACCGCGAAGGACAGCGAGGTCGAACGGTACTTCTTGTTCACCAACATCGACTCGTACTGGCCGGTAGCCCGGCGCGGGAGCTGGCGCGACAGCGAATCGGTGAAGGAACTGTACTGTATGCCGAACGAGAAGCCGATCGCGGAGTTCGAGCAGGAGGCCAAGGATCTGGTGCGGGCCGTTCGGGGCAAGTCCGGCGACGCGAAGTTCGAGAAGGCCCGCAAGTTCCTGACCCCGCTCCTCAGGAGCATCGAAGAGACCCCGGCCCAGGTCGGCGTGCCGCTCTCGCTGCTCGCGCGGCACCTGGACCAGTTGCTCTGCGACCAGATCAACGACGGCGACGAGAGCGAACCGGTCCTGCGCGACTTCTGGAACCAGCCCGAACTGGCCGAGATCAAGCCGCTCGCGCTGCAGCTCCGGGACAAGGCCAAGTTCGGCGACCCGCTGTACATCACGAAGGAGCACGGGCGCGGGCGCGTCGCGGTGATGACCACCGACGCCGGCGGCACGCACGCGGGCAACAAGCAGTGGACCGACTGGCCCTCGGGCAAGGGCAGCCCGGGCTGGGTGGTCGTGGTGAGCGAGATGCAGAAGTACCTGGCCGGTGGCGGCGGCGAAGAGAACTTGTCGCTCGGCGACCGGTTCTTTACTGAGTTCGAGGCCGCGCGGTACAAACCGTCCACGGTGCGCCACCTGTTAACGTTCGACCCGGTCAAGTCCGAAAAGCCCGCGGGCGGGTTGAACCCCAAGGCGCTCGGCGATCAGGCCCTCGACCAGCCCGCGAACGCGGTCGACGCGGCCCCGGACGCCCCGCGGCGCCCGTTCCAGTTGTCCTACGCCGACGCGAAGGTGCCCGGGGCGTACATCTTCAGCCTGACGCGGCTCAAGGGCGACAAGGACCCGCCCGGCACACCCGCGGAGCAGCCGGACTACGCCGTCGTTGCGTTCAACGTGGACGCGAAGCGCGAGGGCGACCTGACCCGCGCCAACACCGACGACCTCGGCCAGTGGACCGACAAGGCCCCGCTGCACAACATCGAAGACCTGTCGTGGATCGACCAGCTCAAGCAGAAGCCGACCGACCTGTCGAGCCGGCGCTGGCTGTACCTGCTCGTCCTGCTCCTGCTGATCGCGGAACAGGCCTGGGCGGTGCGGATGAGCTACCACGCGAAGCCGGAAGACCTGGACCTGCTGGCCCCCAGTGCGGCGGCCGCGTTCGCTCACACAACGGCCGCGCCGCAGGTGCAGGCCAGTGAGCCCGCGGTCTCGGCTTAA